From Streptomyces sp. NBC_01754, a single genomic window includes:
- a CDS encoding DUF3099 domain-containing protein has product MYARRRRAYFLMMGGCLALFVSAWAFVRLWSIPAAVAMCVVAMVIPPVAAMVANRRGPDDRWWDDPAPPDDPARDDPAPDSRPPYSRPRPDRRDPTGDPRSDEWWDELDGRKRPR; this is encoded by the coding sequence ATGTACGCCCGACGCAGGCGCGCCTACTTCCTGATGATGGGTGGATGCCTCGCCCTCTTCGTCTCGGCCTGGGCCTTCGTGCGCCTCTGGTCGATCCCGGCCGCGGTGGCGATGTGCGTGGTCGCCATGGTCATCCCGCCCGTGGCCGCGATGGTCGCCAACCGGAGGGGCCCGGACGACCGTTGGTGGGACGACCCCGCCCCGCCGGACGACCCCGCACGGGACGACCCCGCTCCGGACAGCCGTCCCCCGTACTCCCGTCCCCGTCCGGACCGGAGGGATCCCACCGGCGACCCCCGGTCGGACGAGTGGTGGGACGAGCTCGACGGCAGGAAGCGCCCCCGCTGA
- a CDS encoding DsrE family protein, giving the protein MSKKLVIKVTAGADSAERCSQAFTVAAVAVASGVEVSLWLTGESAWFALPGRAATFDLPHSAPLPGLIEAIRAGGRITLCTQCAARRDITEKDVLEGVRIAGAQVFVQEAMADGTQALVY; this is encoded by the coding sequence ATGTCGAAGAAGCTCGTGATCAAGGTGACCGCCGGGGCCGATTCCGCCGAGCGCTGCTCGCAGGCCTTCACCGTGGCGGCCGTCGCCGTCGCCAGCGGGGTCGAGGTCTCGCTCTGGCTGACCGGCGAGTCCGCCTGGTTCGCCCTGCCCGGGCGGGCCGCCACCTTCGACCTGCCGCACTCGGCGCCGCTGCCCGGACTCATCGAGGCGATCCGGGCGGGAGGCCGGATCACGCTCTGCACCCAGTGCGCCGCCCGTCGCGACATCACCGAGAAGGACGTCCTGGAAGGCGTGCGCATCGCCGGCGCCCAGGTGTTCGTGCAGGAGGCCATGGCGGACGGTACCCAGGCCCTCGTCTACTGA
- a CDS encoding FABP family protein, producing MIEIPSDLHPDLVPLAFLLGNWAGAGVSDFPGAEKCNFGQEVTFSHDGRDFLEYVSHSWVLDAEGNKVKPLESESGYWRVDKDRKVEIVMVRDQGVVEVWYGELAKQKPQIDIATDAVARTAASGPYSGGKRLYGYVNSDLMWVGEKATPDVELRPYMSAHLKKVVTPEEVAAMAKSLGDMPDDGIAFFK from the coding sequence ATGATCGAGATTCCGTCCGACCTCCATCCGGACCTCGTACCGCTGGCCTTCCTCCTCGGGAACTGGGCGGGCGCCGGCGTCTCCGACTTCCCCGGAGCCGAGAAGTGCAACTTCGGCCAGGAGGTCACCTTCAGCCACGACGGCCGTGACTTCCTCGAGTACGTCTCGCACTCCTGGGTGCTGGACGCCGAGGGCAACAAGGTCAAGCCGCTGGAGAGCGAGTCCGGCTACTGGCGCGTCGACAAGGACCGCAAGGTGGAGATCGTCATGGTCCGGGACCAGGGCGTCGTCGAGGTCTGGTACGGCGAGCTGGCGAAGCAGAAGCCGCAGATCGACATCGCCACCGACGCGGTGGCCCGTACGGCGGCCTCCGGCCCGTACAGCGGCGGCAAGCGGCTCTACGGCTACGTGAACAGCGACCTGATGTGGGTCGGCGAGAAGGCCACCCCCGACGTCGAGCTGCGCCCGTACATGTCGGCGCACCTGAAGAAGGTCGTCACTCCCGAGGAGGTCGCCGCGATGGCGAAGAGCCTCGGTGACATGCCGGACGACGGCATCGCCTTCTTCAAGTAG
- a CDS encoding Fur family transcriptional regulator: protein MVSTDWKTDLRQRGYRLTPQRQLVLEAVDRLEHATPDDILGEVRKTASGVNISTVYRTLELLEELGLVSHAHLGHGAPTYHLADRHHHIHLVCRDCTDVIEADVDMVGDFTAKLRGAFGFETDMKHFAIFGRCADCTAKAAGADSADTP from the coding sequence GTGGTGAGCACCGACTGGAAGACCGATCTTCGGCAGCGCGGTTACCGGCTGACGCCCCAGCGTCAGCTCGTCCTGGAGGCCGTCGACAGGCTGGAACACGCGACCCCCGACGACATCCTCGGCGAGGTGCGCAAGACCGCGTCCGGCGTGAACATCTCCACCGTCTACCGGACGCTGGAGCTCCTGGAGGAGCTCGGGCTGGTCAGCCACGCGCATCTGGGGCACGGCGCCCCGACCTATCACCTCGCGGACCGCCACCACCACATCCACCTCGTCTGCCGTGACTGCACCGACGTCATCGAGGCGGACGTCGACATGGTCGGCGACTTCACCGCGAAGCTGCGCGGGGCGTTCGGGTTCGAGACGGACATGAAGCATTTCGCGATCTTCGGCCGGTGCGCCGACTGCACGGCGAAGGCGGCCGGAGCCGACTCCGCGGACACCCCGTAG
- the ygfZ gene encoding CAF17-like 4Fe-4S cluster assembly/insertion protein YgfZ — MKSPLLSLPGAVPAEGRDEGVAAHYGDLFREQRALADGSGLVDLSHRGVVMVTGDDRLTWLHLLLTQHVSDLAPGQATEALILSANGHIEHALYLVDDGTTLWMHVEPGTQGELTAYLESMKFFYRAEVADRTEDIAVVHLPAGSIAEAPEGAVVRETPHGRDLFLPRTRLEAYAAAHGPVAGILAYEALRVETHRPRLGFETDHRTIPHELGLIGTAVHLQKGCYRGQETVARVHNLGKPPRRLVFLHLDGSEVHLPGHGTPVRLAADGAEGRQLGFVTTSARHHELGPIALALVKRNVAVDAELVAGDTAAAQETIVEP, encoded by the coding sequence ATGAAGAGCCCCCTGCTGTCCCTGCCCGGAGCCGTCCCCGCCGAGGGGCGTGACGAAGGTGTCGCCGCGCACTACGGCGACCTGTTCCGTGAGCAACGCGCACTCGCCGACGGCAGCGGCCTCGTCGACCTGTCGCACCGCGGCGTCGTCATGGTCACCGGCGACGACCGGCTGACCTGGCTGCACCTCCTGCTCACCCAGCACGTCAGCGACCTCGCCCCCGGCCAGGCCACCGAGGCGCTGATCCTCTCCGCCAACGGGCACATCGAGCACGCCCTCTACCTGGTCGACGACGGCACGACGCTGTGGATGCACGTCGAGCCCGGGACCCAGGGCGAGTTGACCGCGTACCTGGAGTCGATGAAGTTCTTCTACCGGGCCGAGGTGGCCGACCGCACGGAGGACATCGCCGTCGTCCACCTGCCGGCCGGTTCCATCGCCGAGGCGCCGGAGGGCGCCGTCGTACGGGAGACCCCGCACGGCCGTGACCTCTTCCTGCCCCGCACCCGTCTGGAGGCGTACGCCGCCGCGCACGGTCCGGTCGCCGGGATCCTGGCGTACGAGGCGCTGCGCGTCGAGACGCACCGCCCCCGGCTCGGCTTCGAGACCGACCACCGCACCATCCCGCACGAACTGGGCTTGATCGGCACCGCCGTCCATCTGCAGAAGGGCTGCTACCGGGGGCAGGAGACGGTCGCCCGGGTCCACAACCTGGGAAAGCCGCCGCGCCGGCTCGTCTTCCTGCACCTGGACGGGAGCGAGGTGCACCTGCCCGGCCACGGGACGCCGGTGCGGCTCGCCGCGGACGGTGCGGAGGGACGGCAGCTCGGTTTCGTCACCACGTCCGCACGCCACCACGAGCTGGGGCCCATCGCCCTGGCCCTGGTGAAGCGGAACGTGGCCGTGGACGCGGAACTGGTCGCCGGAGACACGGCGGCGGCCCAGGAGACGATCGTCGAGCCGTAG
- the dtd gene encoding D-aminoacyl-tRNA deacylase: MRAVIQRVDGASVTVAGSPDDPSGATAVGEIVGEGVCVLVGVTHEDTAEKAAQLARKLWTLRILEGEKSCSEVNAPLLVISQFTLYGDARKGRRPTWNAAAPGEVAEPLVDEVVACLRALGARVETGRFGAEMRVSLTNHGPFTVLIEV, encoded by the coding sequence ATGCGTGCAGTGATACAGCGGGTGGACGGTGCGAGCGTCACCGTGGCGGGTTCCCCGGACGATCCGTCGGGGGCCACGGCGGTCGGCGAGATCGTCGGCGAAGGGGTGTGTGTGCTGGTGGGGGTCACCCACGAGGACACGGCGGAGAAGGCGGCACAGCTCGCCCGCAAGCTCTGGACCCTGCGGATCCTGGAGGGCGAGAAGTCCTGTTCGGAGGTGAACGCGCCGCTTCTGGTGATTTCGCAATTTACCCTCTACGGCGACGCCAGGAAGGGCCGCAGGCCCACCTGGAACGCCGCCGCCCCCGGCGAGGTCGCCGAGCCGCTCGTCGACGAGGTGGTGGCGTGCCTGCGCGCGCTCGGCGCGCGGGTGGAGACGGGCCGGTTCGGGGCGGAGATGCGGGTCTCGCTCACCAACCACGGCCCGTTCACCGTGCTGATCGAGGTGTGA